Proteins from a single region of Megachile rotundata isolate GNS110a chromosome 7, iyMegRotu1, whole genome shotgun sequence:
- the mask gene encoding multiple ankyrin repeats single KH domain isoform X7, with the protein MRSDNPRTQNEKRSLVEACSDGDVGTVKKLLTEGRSVNETTEEGESLLSLACSAGYYELAQVLLAMNANVEDRGIKGDCTPLMEAASAGHVDVVSLLIAHGADVNAQSNSGNTPLIYGCAGGHEEVVRVLLEAGANIEDHNENGHTPLMEAASAGHVQVAKILLEHGAGINTHSNEFKESALTLACYKGHLEMVRFLLEAGADQEHKTDEMHTALMEASMDGHVEVARLLLDSGAQVNMPTDSFESPLTLAACGGHVDLAMLLIERGANIEEVNDEGYTPLMEAAREGHEEMVALLLSQGANINAQTEETQETALTLACCGGFLEVADFLIKAGADIELGASTPLMEAAQEGHLDLVRYLLESAADVHAQTQTGDTALTYACENGHTDVVDLLLQFGADLEHESEGGRTPLMKACRAGHLCTVQFLISKRADVNRQTTNNDHTPLSLACAGGHLTVVELLLAQSANPFHKLKDNSTMLIEAAKGGHTSVVQLLLDYPHSIMMSTPHNTAPTPMLLPQQQQQQQQQQQQQQQQQQQQQQQQQQQQQQQQQQQSQQQSQQQQQQQQQQQPQQPQQHATHQQHVPHQQHTSTQPQAHQQQQHAAEQPQAQNLQPKHNTQKSLLRKNRSVTVMPDMSLTSAEAQQVRSQPAGESVVTTKDDTNILDKGSGGFTNLSEPNISLSPAPAPTPGLNISESRKKRILEDIQRVERELQINGPEDYFSGLRNSVVTQRQQQQQQQPEDPSESDTLSPGLVCSTSGMSGNSLAHQGASQAISLYNAFLRGKRIAQETQLSLVPSISETFPATNTFPTSPPLSLATIPVTSSIPLVTSNVSSTTTPSPPSISTPPTVMAVSQPITASSDVSQNTAISDRPKAKPVSKKEGKNIRKASSSVIGGKLQQQQQQQQQQQQQQQQQQQATLMAGLQQQYQQKQRQHTYQVQQVHQLQQLNQQLQLQLDQVQVQQQQQQQQSQTQQQPQSQQLQLQQSQSQQQPGVVTASGNNILMPTQLMSHLHPTHTHHLHDQQATQQNLAEQTDPELARLHRDGACPFVAAAQKAKALCTSESVIKLEDGTHIPLDDAFEIFRSISFDDTVDVATEDQEKLELKRLEVSAGKDPQQPQQQQQHQSPPQQVQQQQNLQTTQIVQQAASPYTSQEYFTNPVSSVPSVSLPTLPSLQVTSAGVQIQADISAGLQLTGTQPLQNQPFKDALTVYQEGYLQGLRCHFQPQLLLQSSEITFPTQGLPTVSEATGIVDNIPHQTNGYGQSTACSTNQVQVATQTQAPAATTTAATIVASDKKQVYTAPTTGKGKKGRYPLLPQQPSCQQQQQQQQQQQQQQQQQQTANTQQQTPNFPNQNYQLDPTTVAGQYTTGVPTVGGYTTSQVPPAPFSCMDVDSETDSNHDTALTLACAGGHEELVELLLSRGADIEHRDKKGFTPLILAATAGHHKVVEILLNHGADIEAQSERTKDTPLSLACSGGRYEVVDLLLNRGANKEHRNVSDYTPLSLAASGGYVNIIKLLLSHGAEINSRTGSKLGISPLMLAAMNGHVAAVKLLLDMGSDINAQIETNRNTALTLACFQGRHEVVSLLLDRKANVEHRAKTGLTPLMEAASGGYVEVGRVLLTKGADVNATPVPSSRDTALTIAADKGHCRFVELLLSRGTQVEVKNKKGNSPLWLAANGGHLNVVDLLYHAGADIDSQDNRKVSCLMAAFRKGHIKVVKWMVNHVTQFPSDQEMTRYIATVSDKELLEKCQECVKVIRAAKETQAAKANKNATILLEELDMEKTREESKKAAAARRRERKKKKKLEKKEEKRKLHEEYKKSETNYEDKEESGKKSGDEECDRADDSEHETGDGCERMDSMPSPVNRSPEDPDREEGDSGIDANSQGSCSSNDVKAREKKKDKKKKKSSSSSSSSPATNEKDTSPQRSPKSVIAQSTSLPQNSITPTKSQNNSSDKRTMINSTGAVSASVSMSVSTSTSTSTSTSTSTAAVTTNTRSSTVNCGERKLKGQLVFESSRHPADREDFEATGNETYMPGKGKKAYSNQYDGDALNTSMKSNNTTSPKQGGKREEGWKEVVRKGQSDDSGRFMNSPFRSKKVSVPPNAISRVIGRGGSNINAIRGATGAHIEVEKQSKCQGERIITIKGSSDATKQAHTLIAALIKDPDVDILQMLPKSKLTVVTTSCWDKTVSTIASSKAKLGAVSKPSSLMSNSSSTQINKSNYTPGVSTVNQLIPLRSSSSIKLTGAFPTPLPRATAPRLVAAAEKRAQAVAAQMASSSSNTKTTMSYTSAIMTAGRATKIVTTSTTQTFAAKLSEITASTHTSTTVMQSTHTTVNKQKSLQANTVTVMSATAAAMAQTSSQQSIVSTSPKHCRPLPTLSAPPTMVSHYSGKSTYSPGSNTAVSSATNTVVAYCPENSTASTCSNATIRVSPSPPVVPQCQQMQQQQQHQHQHQQQQHPHHQQQQQSQQQQQQSHQQQQQQQPQQQQQQQVRSSTPIAQTIQEQQQQHQHQQQQQQQQQQQQQQQQQQQQQQQTNNTPLEYSLFNDTFTKVTQQSMWGGRENESQKGMNFATVAGGGVSVNTSGSSSSKFIDSVPPQVDASKAPGYRGTTMCSPVSSKSNNSATNANVNPNANTNANANANANANASNMGSGGSSNAGHNPIQPPQFQSSGNYSEHPLSNKPPGSLAVARPVIPQQSMEMSAAAAAAAAAAAAMGTQYNRPVFQGDLTSRNATTHQAHVIASTSQATLDVGLFKGNNVGYEHPNVNSSLLKMVPNEAAQGHPLLPFHPHMQNFTQTIAAPSASVNTTVSMSRLNPRAPDFSSSLHLNNKPQVTMFNAGSAAGIHPNMFATVPPPPPSAIQSNNLAMLGNFPLGKYQPASRATPNTGISTNGQTRWPFAPPHNNYPPHQEPMIGQIGLSNHLANITAQPGSIDLITSLENGGSPAISPSSPAQVAQEMNQLKIEDRKVPRPIGTERAWKNYTMAGMGPGGDADSINWMLNNEKLVGSWASLAPGIDRHQMFRSNAAYNRISNVDAELHQMMESSFQGHVDTQQPFPNGSAAALSIMPGLTLLPGQFGTPALTEIPPNEANKMDAPAWGIPDAVQDKQHPAWNKWAH; encoded by the exons ATGCGCAGCGACAATCCACGCACGCAAAACGAAAAGCGCTCTCTCGTAGAGGCTTGCAGCGACGGCGACGTTGGTACTGTTAAGAAATTATTAACCGAAGGACGGAGCGTTAACGAAACGACCGAGGAAGGAGAGAGTTTGCTCTCTCTCGCTTGCTCTGCTGGTTATTACGAACTTGCTCAG GTACTTTTAGCAATGAATGCCAACGTAGAAGATCGAGGCATAAAAGGGGATTGTACCCCTTTAATGGAAGCTGCCAGTGCAGGGCATGTAGATGTTGTGAGCTTGCTAATTGCTCATGGAGCTGATGTTAATGCTCAATCTAATTCAG GTAACACACCCCTTATATATGGCTGTGCGGGTGGTCACGAAGAGGTAGTGCGAGTATTGTTAGAAGCAGGCGCTAATATAGAAGATCACAACGAGAATGGTCATACGCCTTTAATGGAAGCAGCTAGTGCTGGGCATGTTCAAGTAGCTAAAATTTTACTAGAGCATGGCGCTGGAATTAATACTCATTCCAATGAATTTAAAGAATCTGCGCTAACATTGGCCTGTTATAAAGGACATTTAGAAATGGTTCGATTCTTATTAGAAGCTGGCGCAGATCAG GAGCACAAAACCGACGAAATGCACACTGCCCTTATGGAAGCATCGATGGACGGTCATGTGGAAGTAGCTCGTTTGCTCTTAGATTCGGGTGCGCAAGTAAATATGCCAACGGACAGTTTTGAATCTCCATTAACTTTAGCTGCTTGTGGGGGGCATGTGGATCTTGCTATGCTTTTGATCGAGCGAGGAGCCAATATTGAGGAAGTGAATGACGAGGGTTATACACCATTGATGGAAGCGGCACGCGAGGGTCATGAAGAAATGGTTGCATTACTTCTAAGCCAAG GGGCGAACATCAATGCCCAAACAGAGGAAACGCAAGAAACAGCACTTACCTTAGCCTGTTGCGGTGGTTTTTTGGAAGTTGCGGATTTTCTAATTAAAGCGGGAGCTGATATTGAATTGGGTGCCTCTACTCCTTTAATGGAAGCTGCACAAGAGGGTCATTTAGATCTCGTTCGTTATTTACTTGAATCTGCGGCAGATGTTCACGCTCAAACGCAAACAGGGGATACCGCATTAACGTATGCCTGTGAAAACGGTCATACAGATGTTGTGGATCTCTTGCTTCAATTTGGTGCCGATTTA gaGCACGAATCGGAAGGAGGAAGAACACCTTTAATGAAGGCATGTAGAGCAGGTCATCTCTGTACAGTTCAATTTCTTATATCGAAACGTGCAGATGTTAATAGACAAACAACAAACAACGATCATACACCTCTTTCATTGGCTTGCGCTGGTGGACATCTCACTGTCGTAGAACTTTTGCTTGCGCAGTCTGCAAACCCATTTCATAAACTTAAG GATAATTCTACGATGCTGATAGAAGCTGCTAAAGGTGGACATACCAGCGTGGTTCAACTTCTGCTAGATTACCCTCACAGTATTATGATGAGTACACCGCATAATACAGCGCCCACGCCTATGTTACTTcctcaacaacaacagcagcagcagcagcaacaacaacagcagcagcagcagcaacaacaacaacaacagcagcagcagcaacaacaacaacagcagcagcagcagcaatcTCAGCAGCAgtcgcagcagcagcaacaacaacagcagcagcagcaaccgCAGCAGCCACAGCAGCATGCAACGCATCAACAACATGTGCCCCATCAACAACATACTTCCACACAACCACAGGCGCATCAGCAGCAACAACATGCTGCAGAACAACCACAAGCGCAGAATCTACAACCCAAACATAATACGCAAAAATCATTACTAAGAAAAAATCGATCTGTAACCGTGATGCCCGATATGAGTCTTACTTCTGCCGAGGCGCAACAAGTTCGTTCACAACCCGCAGGAGAATCTGTTGTAACAACTAAGGACGATACTAATATCTTGGATAAAGGTAGCGGAGGATTTACTAACCTTTCGGAACCTAACATAAGTCTTAGCCCCGCTCCAGCACCAACACCAGGATTAAATATTTCCGAAAGTCGAAAGAAAAGGATCCTTGAGGATATTCAA AGGGTAGAAAGAGAGCTTCAAATTAACGGGCCGGAAGATTATTTCTCCGGATTAAGAAATTCCGTTGTAACTCAacggcaacaacaacaacagcaacagccaGAAGATCCTAGCGAATCAGATACATTATCACCAG GTTTAGTTTGCAGTACGAGTGGTATGTCTGGGAATTCATTGGCTCATCAAGGCGCCAGCCAGGCAATATCATTGTATAATGCATTTCTCAGAGGAAAACGAATTGCACAAGAAACTCAGTTATCTTTAGTTCCGTCTATATCGGAAACTTTTCCAGCAACAAATACTTTTCCTACTTCTCCTCCTCTTTCTCTTGCAACGATACCTGTTACGTCGTCTATTCCGCTGGTCACTTCAAATGTATCTTCGACAACTACACCGAGTCCTCCAAGCATATCCACACCTCCTACTGTTATGGCTGTTTCTCAACCCATAACTGCGAGCAGCGATGTTAGCCAAAATACCGCTATAAGTGATCGTCCGAAAGCAAAACCCGTTTCGAAGAAAGAGGGTAAAAATATCCGAAAAGCTTCGTCCAGTGTAATAGGCGGAAAgttgcagcaacagcaacaacagcaacaacaacagcagcaacagcaacagcagcaacaacaggcAACGTTGATGGCTGGTCTTCAGCAGCAGTATCAGCAAAAACAACGACAACACACTTATCAAGTTCAGCAGGTGCATCAGCTGCAACAACTCAATCAACAGTTACAATTACAGTTGGATCAAGTGCAg gtgcagcagcagcaacagcaacaacaatctCAGACTCAACAGCAACCGCAGTCGCAACAATTGCAGTTAcagcagtcacagtcacaacaACAACCTGGAGTAGTAACTGCTAGTGGAAATAATATACTCATGCCCACTCAGTTAATGTCCCATCTTCATCCTACGCATACTCATCATCTTCACGACCAA CAAGCGACTCAACAAAATCTTGCCGAGCAAACAGATCCTGAGTTAGCAAGACTACATCGAGATGGAGCTTGTCCTTTTGTAGCCGCTGCTCAAAAAGCAAAAGCACTTTGTACCAGTGAAAGCGTCATAAAATTGGAAGACGGCACACATATTCCTCTTGACGAtgcttttgaaatatttcgatcTATCAGTTTTGACGATACTGTTGATG TAGCAACAGAAGATCAAGAGAAACTTGAACTGAAAAGATTAGAAGTATCGGCTGGTAAAGATCCTCAACAAccgcaacaacaacagcaacatcaGTCGCCGCCGCAACAAGTGCAACAACAACAAAATCTGCAAACTACCCAAATAGTTCAGCAGGCAGCCAGTCCTTACACTTCCCAAGAATATTTCACTAATCCGGTATCATCGGTACCGTCTGTTTCGTTACCAACTTTGCCTTCTCTTCAAGTAACTAGTGCTGGTGTTCAAATACAAGCAGACATATCAGCAGGTTTACAATTAACTGGTACACAACCGTTACAAAATCAACCATTTAAAGATGCATTAACAGTGTACCAAGAAGGATATCTTCAAGGTCTTCGATGTCATTTCCAGCCACAATTATTACTTCAATCTTCTGAAATAA CATTTCCCACTCAAGGTTTACCTACAGTATCTGAAGCGACAGGAATAGTAGATAATATACCTCATCAAACGAATGGTTATGGTCAATCAACAGCCTGTAGCACTAATCAAGTTCAAGTTGCTACTCAAACTCAAGCACCGGCAGCAACAACAACCGCTGCAACAATTGTTGCTTCGGATAAAAAGCAAGTTTATACAGCGCCAACTACTGGTAAAGGAAAAAAAGGACGATACCCTCTTTTACCGCAACAACCATCGTgtcaacaacaacagcagcaacaacagcaacagcagcaacaacaacaacaacaacaaactGCCAATACCCAGCAGCAAACTCCCAACTTTCCcaatcaaaattatcaattgGATCCAACAACAG ttGCTGGTCAATATACAACAGGTGTCCCAACTGTTGGTGGTTATACAACTAGTCAAGTACCACCCGCGCCATTTTCTTGTATGGACGTGGATTCCGAAACAGACAGTAATCACGATACAGCATTGACATTGGCATGTGCCGGTGGACACGAAGAACTCGTCGAACTTCTATTGAGCCGCGGTGCGGATATCG AGCACAGAGATAAGAAGGGATTCACCCCGCTTATTTTGGCAGCAACAGCAGGGCATCACAAAGTTGTAGAAATTCTTTTGAACCATGGAGCCGACATAGAGGCTCAATCTGAACGTACTAAAGATACACCTTTGTCCCTTGCCTGTAGCGGTGGTAGATACGAAGTGGTAGACCTTTTGCTTAATCGGGGTGCTAATAAGGAACATCGTAACGTTTCTGATTACACACCTTTGAGTCTTGCTGCGTCTGGTGGATACGTTAATATAATAAAGCTTCTTCTTAGTCATGGTGCTGAAATTAATTCTCGAACTGGTTCAAAATTAGGTATTTCCCCTCTGATGCTGGCCGCTATGAATGGTCATGTTG CTGCGGTAAAATTATTGTTGGATATGGGTAGTGATATAAACGCTCAAATAGAAACTAATCGCAATACGGCGCTAACATTGGCGTGTTTTCAAGGAAGACACGAGGTTGTTAGTCTTCTTCTTGATCGTAAAGCTAACGTAGAACATCGAGCAAAG ACTGGCTTAACGCCATTAATGGAAGCAGCTAGTGGAGGATACGTTGAGGTTGGACGCGTTTTACTCACCAAGGGAGCAGATGTTAACGCTACTCCCGTTCCATCGTCTCGCGATACTGCCCTTACCATCGCTGCTGATAAAGGACATTGTCGTTTCGTAGAATTGTTGTTGTCAAG GGGAACTCAAGTAGAAGTAAAGAACAAAAAGGGAAATAGTCCACTTTGGTTAGCAGCAAATGGTGGACACTTGAATGTTGTTGATTTATTGTACCATGCTGGTGCGGACATAGATTCGCAAGATAATCGAAAG GTTTCTTGTCTAATGGCTGCTTTTCGCAAGGGACATATTAAGGTCGTTAAATGGATGGTAAATCATGTTACTCAATTTCCAAGCGATCAAGAAATGACAAGGTACATAGCTACCGTAAGCGATAAAGAATTATTAGAGAAATGTCAAGAGTGTGTAAAAGTGATCCGAGCGGCAAAAGAAACTCAAGCGGCAAAAGCGAATAAAAACGCAACGATACTGTTGGAGGAACTCGATATGGAAAAAACGAGGGAAGAATCGAAAAAGGCAGCAGCTGCCCGTAGACgagaacgaaagaaaaagaagaaactcgagaaaaaagaagagaagcGTAAATTGCACGAAGAATACAAAAAGAGCGAAACGAACTATGAAGACAAGGAGGAGAGTGGAAAGAAATCCGGAGACGAGGAGTGCGACAGAGCCGACGATAGCGAACATGAAACTGGTGACGGTTGTGAAAGAATGGACAGCATGCCATCGCCGGTTAACAGAAGCCCAGAAGATCCTGATAGAGAGGAAGGGGATAGCGGAATCGACGCAAACAGTCAAGGTAGCTGTAGCAGTAACGATGTCAAGGCTAGGGAGAAGAAGaaagataaaaagaaaaagaagagtagtagcagcagcagcagcagcccgGCTACCAACGAAAAAGATACATCTCCGCAAAGGTCTCCAAAATCCGTTATCGCGCAAAGTACTAGTTTGCCTCAAAACTCCATCACGCCGACAAAGTCTCAAAATAATTCGTCTGACAA AAGAACTATGATTAATAGTACGGGTGCAGTGTCCGCGTCCGTGTCAATGTCCGTGTCCACGTCCACATCCACGTCCACGTCTACGTCGACGTCGACAGCTGCCGTTACGACGAATACTAGATCGTCAACCGTGAATTGTGGCGAACGTAAATTAAAAGGTCAGCTGGTATTCGAATCGTCAAGACATCCTGCCGATAGGGAGGATTTCGAGGCAACCGGCAATGAAACGTACATGCCTGGTAAAGGTAAAAAGGCTTATAGTAATCAATACGATGGAGACGCATTGAATACGTCCATGAAGTCAAACAATACAACTAGTCCTAAGCAAGGAGGCAAGCGTGAAGAAGGTTGGAAAGAAGTTGTACGAAA GGGACAGTCCGACGATTCGGGAAGATTCATGAATTCACCATTCCGTTCGAAAAAAGTTTCCGTTCCACCAAATGCTATTAGCCGAGTTATTGGAAGAGGCGGGAGCAATATAAATGCAATTAGAGGCGCAACAGGAGCCCATATTGAAGTAGAAAAGCAAAGCAAGTGTCAGGGTGAACGAATCATCACTATCAA AGGATCGTCAGACGCAACGAAGCAAGCTCACACGTTGATAGCTGCTCTTATTAAGGATCCAGACGTTGATATATTACAGATGCTTCCAAAATCGAAACTTACGGTCGTTACAACTTCCTGTTGGGATAAAACCGTTTCTACCATAGCG TCGAGTAAAGCAAAGTTGGGTGCTGTAAGTAAACCATCTAGTCTAATGTCCAATTCGAGTAGTACGCAAATCAATAAATCTAATTACACACCGGGAGTTTCTACCGTGAATCAGTTGATTCCGCTTCGATCTTCGTCCAGCATTAAACTTACCGGAGCGTTTCCAACACCTTTACCACGCGCAACGGCACCGAGACTCGTGGCCGCAG CTGAGAAACGAGCTCAAGCCGTAGCTGCTCAGATGGCTTCTTCGTCGTCGAACACAAAAACAACAATGTCGTATACGAGTGCAATCATGACCGCAGGACGAGCAACGAAAATTGTGACGACGAGCACCACGCAAACTTTTGCTGCGAAATTATCCGAAATCACTGCCTCGACACATACATCTACTACCGTGATGCAGTCCACTCATACAACGGTAAACAAGCAAAAATCGTTACAAGCAAATACCGTCACTGTCATGTCAGCTACGGCTGCGGCAATGGCTCAGACTTCGTCTCAACAGTCCATAGTCAGTACATCGCCGAAACACTGCCGACCACTGCCTACTTTGTCTGCCCCGCCGACTATGGTTTCTCATTATTCTGGAAAGTCTACTTATTCTCCTGGATCTAATACCGCCGTGTCGTCAGCAACGAACACCGTGGTTGCATATTGCCCAGAAAATTCCACCGCTTCGACTTGTTCAAACGCGACGATTCGAGTCAGCCCGTCACCACCGGTGGTGCCGCAGTGTCAGCAGatgcagcagcagcaacagcatcaGCATCAACATCAGCAACAACAGCATCCGCATCACCAACAGCAGCAGCAGTcccaacaacaacaacaacaatcacatcagcagcaacaacagcagcaaccgcaacagcagcagcagcagcaagtTCGTAGTTCAACACCTATCGCGCAGACAATTcaagaacaacaacaacagcaccaacatcagcagcaacagcagcaacaacagcaacagcagcagcagcagcaacaacaacagcagcagcagcagcaaacaAATAATACACCACTGgaatattcattattcaatgatACCTTTACAAAAGTGACCCAGCAGTCAATGTGGGGTGGTCGAGAAAACGAGTCTCAGAAGGGCATGAACTTTGCGACCGTAGCCGGTGGCGGCGTATCTGTGAATACGTCTGGCTCGTCTTCGTCCAAATTCATTGACAGCGTTCCTCCCCAG GTGGACGCTTCGAAAGCACCTGGATATCGAGGAACAACGATGTGTTCTCCCGTTTCGAGTAAATCAAACAACAGTGCGACGAACGCGAACGTGAACCCGAACGCGAATACAAATGCAAACGCGAATGCAAATGCTAATGCGAACGCGTCCAACATGGGAAGCGGCGGGTCTTCTAATGCCGGCCACAATCCGATTCAACCACCGCAATTTCAGTCATCCGGAAATTACAGCGAACATCCTCTGTCGAATAAACCTCCCGGTAGTTTGGCCGTAGCACGGCCGGTGATTCCGCAACAAAGCATGGAAATGAGTGCAGCAGCTGCGGCAGCGGCAGCGGCTGCGGCGGCTATGGGAACGCAATATAACAGGCCAGTGTTTCAAGGCGACTTAACATCTCGCAACGCTACAACGCATCAAGCGCATGTGATTGCGTCGACGTCTCAAGCCACATTAGACGTAGGCTTGTTCAAAGGAAATAATGTCGGTTATGAACATCCGAATGTCAACTCGAGCCTGTTGAAGATGGTACCGAACGAAGCGGCCCAGGGCCATCCACTTCTGCCTTTCCATCCCCACATGCAGAACTTCACGCAAACAATCGCAGCACCATCTGCTTCGGTTAATACCACTGTCAGTATGTCCAGATTAAATCCAAGGGCGCCCGATTTCTCTAGTTCTTTACACTTGAACAATAAGCCTCAAGTAACTATGTTCAATGCGGGTTCAGCAGCGGGAATACATCCGAATATGTTTGCCACGGTGCCGCCACCTCCTCCATCCGCGATCCAGTCTAATAATTTAGCGATGCTCGGAAACTTTCCTCTAGGAAAGTATCAACCGGCATCCCGTGCCACTCCCAATACAGGAATCTCGACGAATGGACAAACTCGATGGCCGTTCGCTCCGCCTCACAATAATTATCCACCTCACCAAGAACCAATGATCGGACAAATCGGCTTGTCGAATCATTTGGCAAACATTACCGCGCAACCTGGTAGCATCGATTTGATCACCAGTTTAGAAAACGGTGGTTCACCGGCTATATCGCCCTCTTCGCCGGCCCAGGTTGCCCAAGAAATGAATCAATTGAAGATCGAGGATCGTAAAGTACCACGACCAATTGGTACAGAAAGAGCATGGAAGAATTATACGATGGCGGGAATGGGACCCGGTGGAGATGCCGACTCCATCAACTGGATGTTGAATAACGAAAAACTTGTTGGCTCTTGGGCAAGTTTGGCTCCAGGAATAGACAGGCATCAAATGTTTCGATCCAATGCCGCTTACAATCGTATATCCAACGTTGATGCTGAACTTCATCAAATGATGGAATCCTCCTTTCAG GGTCATGTGGATACTCAACAACCGTTTCCAAATGGTAGCGCGGCAGCCCTGTCGATAATGCCTGGGCTAACTCTATTACCTGGTCAATTTGGAACACCTGCTCTAACAGAAATTCCTCCTAACGAAGCAAATAAAATGGATGCGCCAGCATGGGGAATACCAGATGCCGTGCAAGATAAGCAACATCCG GCATGGAATAAATGGGCTCAttag